The proteins below come from a single Kryptolebias marmoratus isolate JLee-2015 linkage group LG12, ASM164957v2, whole genome shotgun sequence genomic window:
- the usp36 gene encoding ubiquitin carboxyl-terminal hydrolase 36 isoform X3 translates to MPIVDKLKEALKPGRKETGDEGDLNKLLASSAKKVLLQKIEFEPASKGFSYQLDSLKNKYVILNPRTEGATGQKATEPAHIKRQASENVVGSQGDGIPAPQKMLFPGNKLTLKWERVYRVGAGLHNLGNTCFLNSTIQCLTYTPPLANYLLSKEHSRACHQSGFCMICVMQNHIIQAFANTSNAIKPVSFIRDLKKIARHFRFGSQEDAHEFLRYTIDAMQKACLNGYPKLDRQTQATTLVHQIFGGYLRSRVKCSICKSVSDTYDPYLDIAVEIRQAANIVRALELFVKPDVLSGENAYMCAKCKKKVPATKRFTVHRTSNILTLSLKRFANFSGGKITKDVGYPEFLNIRPYMSQSSGDPVMYGLYAVLVHSGYSCHAGHYYCYVKASNGQWYQMNDSMVHSSNIKVVLNQQAYVLFYLRIPETKKNADGQTTKQGVLHSGKNSASSEQIKRANLNGPLSSPQVTKKLEPAQLRKIQSMDGGLGLPISRNGVNSQPQPRLSNWTSSSNGPPKLQSGPTVIEEPFKKVKKPSPQSQAQSRSTTPTPSNNGVSRTEGDKKQGGEGRGMAASTSFKSLSDSSSADTTDSKESVGPKSEPVRETPSTPRKGSSSLASPARSVERSQSTEEQKTAKIKPPALNNITSEATSIMSPPPAKKLALSAKKLSTDHLHQNQLNFLANASSTHRVSSFHSPEAQSSPRTHSCESFVQKSPHKQSLPATSQKPNASLSHKTNGLHSPRPKSPKSSNNLSSDAQDPNPDSLTQNTSQKKKKKKKRKKRRHSEMEADTETFTSPPPLAQSSPVESAGDKKCKKKKKKRKHQSDDGEQLKERECVQSHLDASGQEEDWCHGGVWSVTSHSDAESSKQKAQVSAAATPHESNQSEQEEGSVKKKKKKKKKKMIEQEEALQEINSECPTSESRNSEPRSTDTCNDTSQMKHKLAMKKKKKKKLKEEMELLSDNGLAEEPPSSRTTPEDGRIGKQSTAPVVVWDSQVKDGYKRSQAGAADGGVMVEASAAWDGKKSNDVVGELLKNSTDKAYGANVLSWDGEVSAISKDAIEDVRSAMCDTVIDEWDEDFDRGKVKKVKNYKREKWRTGSNFFQKIQDRRNKWSVLPGGKRVFGVRR, encoded by the exons ATGCCGATAGTAGATAAACTCAAGGAGGCATTAAAACCTGGTCGGAAGGAGACAGGTGATGAGGGTGACCTCAACAAGCTGCTGGCTTCTTCAGCCAAAAAGGTCCTTTTGCAGAAAATAGAGTTTGAGCCTGCCAGCAAGGGTTTCTCCTACCAGCTGGACAGCCTGAAGAACAAGTATGTTATCCTCAATCCCAGAACGGAGGGTGCTACAGGGCAGAAGGCCACAGAGCCTGCTCATATAAAGAGGCAAG CCTCGGAGAATGTGGTTGGGAGTCAGGGCGATGGGATCCCAGCCCCACAGAAGATGCTCTTTCCAGGGAACAAGCTTACACTCAAATGGGAGCGTGTGTACAGGGTGGGAGCTGGCCTTCACAACCTGGGAAACACCTGCTTCCTCAACTCCACCATTCAGTGTCTCACCTACACGCCGCCGCTCGCCAACTACTTACTGTCAAAGGAGCACAGCCGTGCCT gtcaCCAGTCAGGCTTTTGTATGATCTGTGTAATGCAGAACCATATCATCCAAGCCTTTGCCAACACAAGCAATGCCATTAAGCCTGTGTCCTTCATCAGAGACCTAAAAA AAATTGCCCGACATTTTCGCTTTGGAAGCCAGGAGGATGCTCATGAGTTTTTGCGGTACACCATTGATGCCATGCAGAAAGCCTGTCTCAACGGCTACCCTAA GCTCGATAGGCAGACGCAGGCCACAACTTTGGTTCACCAGATCTTTGGAGGTTACCTCAGGTCAAGAG tGAAATGTTCCATTTGCAAAAGTGTGTCAGACACATACGACCCTTACCTGGACATTGCTGTTGAGATCAGG CAAGCTGCAAACATCGTGCGAGCCCTGGAACTATTTGTTAAGCCAGACGTTTTGAGTGGAGAAAATGCCTACATGTGTGcaaa GTGCAAAAAGAAAGTGCCGGCCACCAAACGCTTCACGGTCCATCGAACGTCCAACATACTGACGCTTTCACTGAAGAGGTTCGCCAACTTCAGTGGAGGAAAAATAACCAAG GATGTTGGTTACCCGGAGTTTCTGAACATCCGCCCCTACATGTCCCAGAGCTCAGGTGATCCAGTTATGTACGGCCTTTATGCTGTGCTGGTGCACTCTGGCTACAGCTGTCATGCTGGCCACTACTACTGCTATGTCAAG GCGAGCAATGGTCAGTGGTACCAAATGAACGATTCAATGGTGCACTCGAGTAACATCAAAGTGGTTTTAAACCAGCAGGCCTACGTTCTTTTCTACCTGAG AATACCCGAAACAAAGAAGAATGCGGATGGGCAGACCACCAAGCAGGGAGTGTTGCATTCTGGGAAAAATAGTGCATCGTCGGAGCAGATAAAAAGAGCCAACCTGAATGGGCCTCTCTCCTCCCCGCAAGTCACAAAG AAACTTGAGCCTGCCCAGCTGCGTAAGATCCAGTCCATGGACGGTGGTTTGGGTCTGCCCATTTCCAGGAATGGTGTGAACTCTCAGCCACAGCCCAGACTCTCCAACTGGACGTCGTCCTCCAACGGCCCACCAAAGCTGCAGAGCGGACCCACTGTCATTGAGGAACCGTTcaagaaagttaaaaaaccCTCTCCACAGAGCCAGGCGCAGTCCCGCAGCACCACTCCGACCCCGTCCAACAACGGGGTCAGCAGGACCGAGGGGGACAAAAAACAAGGTGGCGAGGGAAGAGGCATGGCAGCATCTACCTCCTTTAAGTCTTTGTCGGACTCTTCCTCTGCTGACACCACTGACTCAAAG gagTCGGTTGGTCCCAAAAGTGAGCCAGTGAGAGAGACCCCCTCCACTCCTCGGAAAGGCTCCAGCAGCTTGGCGTCCCCGGCGAGGAGCGTGGAGCGCTCTCAGAGCACAGAGGAGCAGAAGAcggcaaaaataaaacccccGGCTCTCAACAACATCACATCTGAAGCCACCAGCATCATGTCACCACCGCCTGCCAAGAAACTGGCACTGTCAGCCAAGAAG CTCTCCACTGACCATTTGCATCAAAATCAACTTAACTTCCTCGCCAATGCCTCATCCACTCACAG AGTCAGTTCATTCCATTCACCTGAAGCCCAGTCATCACCTCGTACCCACTCATGTGAATCCTTTGTGCAGAAGAGCCCTCACAAACAGTCCCTTCCCGCCACATCGCAAAAACCAAATGCCAGCCTTTCCCATAAAACCAACGGACTTCACAGTCCACGCCCAAAGAGCCCGAAGTCTTCCAACAATCTCAGCTCTGACGCTCAAGACCCAAACCCTGACTCTTTGACTCAAAACACcagccagaagaagaagaagaagaagaagaggaagaaacgACGGCATTCTGAGATGGAAGCTGACACGGAGACGTTTACATCCCCGCCTCCACTCGCACAGTCCAGTCCCGTGGAGTCAGCTGGCGACAAGAAgtgcaagaagaagaagaaaaagcgaAAGCATCAGAGTGACGATGGTGAGCAGCTGAAAGAGAGGGAGTGCGTCCAATCTCATCTTGACGCATCAGGTCAGGAGGAGGACTGGTGTCATGGTGGCGTATGGAGCGTAACATCCCATTCAGACGCAGAGTCGTCGAAGCAGAAGGCTcaggtttctgctgcagcaacaCCGCACGAGTCGAATCAGAGCGAACAGGAAGAGGGTTctgtgaagaaaaagaagaagaaaaagaagaaaaagatgattgAACAAGAAGAGGCTTTGCAGGAAATAAATTCTGAATGCCCCACATCAGAAAG CAGAAATTCAGAGCCACGGTCCACAGACACTTGTAATGACACAAGCCAGATGAAACATAAGTTAGctatgaagaaaaagaagaagaagaagctaaaagaagagaTGGAACTGCTCTCTGATAACGGACTTGCAGAGGAACCTCCATCTAGCAGAACCACCCCAGAGGATGGCAGAATTGGCAAACAGAGCACAG CTCCAGTTGTAGTGTGGGACAGTCAAGTGAAGGACGGCTACAAACGCAGCCAagcaggagcagctgatggGGGGGTGATGGTGGAGGCCTCTGCAGCCTGGGATGGAAAGAAGAGCAATGATGTTGTAGGCGAGCTACTCAAGAACTCCACAGATAAAGCCTATGGAGCCAACG tcCTAAGTTGGGATGGGGAGGTCTCTGCTATCAGTAAAGATGCCATTGAAGATGTGCGCAGTGCCATGTGTGACACTGTGATCGATGAGTGGGATGAAGACTTCGACCGGGGAAAG GTGAAGAAAGTGAAAAACTATAAAAGAGAGAAGTGGAGAACTGGCAGCAACTTTTTCCAGAAGATCCAGGATCGGCGGAACAAGTGGTCGGTGTTACCCGGAGGGAAGAGAGTCTTTGGAGTCCGACGCTGA
- the usp36 gene encoding ubiquitin carboxyl-terminal hydrolase 36 isoform X2 translates to MPIVDKLKEALKPGRKETGDEGDLNKLLASSAKKVLLQKIEFEPASKGFSYQLDSLKNKYVILNPRTEGATGQKATEPAHIKRQASENVVGSQGDGIPAPQKMLFPGNKLTLKWERVYRVGAGLHNLGNTCFLNSTIQCLTYTPPLANYLLSKEHSRACHQSGFCMICVMQNHIIQAFANTSNAIKPVSFIRDLKKIARHFRFGSQEDAHEFLRYTIDAMQKACLNGYPKLDRQTQATTLVHQIFGGYLRSRVKCSICKSVSDTYDPYLDIAVEIRQAANIVRALELFVKPDVLSGENAYMCAKCKKKVPATKRFTVHRTSNILTLSLKRFANFSGGKITKDVGYPEFLNIRPYMSQSSGDPVMYGLYAVLVHSGYSCHAGHYYCYVKASNGQWYQMNDSMVHSSNIKVVLNQQAYVLFYLRIPETKKNADGQTTKQGVLHSGKNSASSEQIKRANLNGPLSSPQVTKKLEPAQLRKIQSMDGGLGLPISRNGVNSQPQPRLSNWTSSSNGPPKLQSGPTVIEEPFKKVKKPSPQSQAQSRSTTPTPSNNGVSRTEGDKKQGGEGRGMAASTSFKSLSDSSSADTTDSKESVGPKSEPVRETPSTPRKGSSSLASPARSVERSQSTEEQKTAKIKPPALNNITSEATSIMSPPPAKKLALSAKKAYSRSLSNIDVLPHLSNQLSTDHLHQNQLNFLANASSTHRVSSFHSPEAQSSPRTHSCESFVQKSPHKQSLPATSQKPNASLSHKTNGLHSPRPKSPKSSNNLSSDAQDPNPDSLTQNTSQKKKKKKKRKKRRHSEMEADTETFTSPPPLAQSSPVESAGDKKCKKKKKKRKHQSDDGEQLKERECVQSHLDASGQEEDWCHGGVWSVTSHSDAESSKQKAQVSAAATPHESNQSEQEEGSVKKKKKKKKKKMIEQEEALQEINSECPTSERNSEPRSTDTCNDTSQMKHKLAMKKKKKKKLKEEMELLSDNGLAEEPPSSRTTPEDGRIGKQSTAPVVVWDSQVKDGYKRSQAGAADGGVMVEASAAWDGKKSNDVVGELLKNSTDKAYGANVLSWDGEVSAISKDAIEDVRSAMCDTVIDEWDEDFDRGKVKKVKNYKREKWRTGSNFFQKIQDRRNKWSVLPGGKRVFGVRR, encoded by the exons ATGCCGATAGTAGATAAACTCAAGGAGGCATTAAAACCTGGTCGGAAGGAGACAGGTGATGAGGGTGACCTCAACAAGCTGCTGGCTTCTTCAGCCAAAAAGGTCCTTTTGCAGAAAATAGAGTTTGAGCCTGCCAGCAAGGGTTTCTCCTACCAGCTGGACAGCCTGAAGAACAAGTATGTTATCCTCAATCCCAGAACGGAGGGTGCTACAGGGCAGAAGGCCACAGAGCCTGCTCATATAAAGAGGCAAG CCTCGGAGAATGTGGTTGGGAGTCAGGGCGATGGGATCCCAGCCCCACAGAAGATGCTCTTTCCAGGGAACAAGCTTACACTCAAATGGGAGCGTGTGTACAGGGTGGGAGCTGGCCTTCACAACCTGGGAAACACCTGCTTCCTCAACTCCACCATTCAGTGTCTCACCTACACGCCGCCGCTCGCCAACTACTTACTGTCAAAGGAGCACAGCCGTGCCT gtcaCCAGTCAGGCTTTTGTATGATCTGTGTAATGCAGAACCATATCATCCAAGCCTTTGCCAACACAAGCAATGCCATTAAGCCTGTGTCCTTCATCAGAGACCTAAAAA AAATTGCCCGACATTTTCGCTTTGGAAGCCAGGAGGATGCTCATGAGTTTTTGCGGTACACCATTGATGCCATGCAGAAAGCCTGTCTCAACGGCTACCCTAA GCTCGATAGGCAGACGCAGGCCACAACTTTGGTTCACCAGATCTTTGGAGGTTACCTCAGGTCAAGAG tGAAATGTTCCATTTGCAAAAGTGTGTCAGACACATACGACCCTTACCTGGACATTGCTGTTGAGATCAGG CAAGCTGCAAACATCGTGCGAGCCCTGGAACTATTTGTTAAGCCAGACGTTTTGAGTGGAGAAAATGCCTACATGTGTGcaaa GTGCAAAAAGAAAGTGCCGGCCACCAAACGCTTCACGGTCCATCGAACGTCCAACATACTGACGCTTTCACTGAAGAGGTTCGCCAACTTCAGTGGAGGAAAAATAACCAAG GATGTTGGTTACCCGGAGTTTCTGAACATCCGCCCCTACATGTCCCAGAGCTCAGGTGATCCAGTTATGTACGGCCTTTATGCTGTGCTGGTGCACTCTGGCTACAGCTGTCATGCTGGCCACTACTACTGCTATGTCAAG GCGAGCAATGGTCAGTGGTACCAAATGAACGATTCAATGGTGCACTCGAGTAACATCAAAGTGGTTTTAAACCAGCAGGCCTACGTTCTTTTCTACCTGAG AATACCCGAAACAAAGAAGAATGCGGATGGGCAGACCACCAAGCAGGGAGTGTTGCATTCTGGGAAAAATAGTGCATCGTCGGAGCAGATAAAAAGAGCCAACCTGAATGGGCCTCTCTCCTCCCCGCAAGTCACAAAG AAACTTGAGCCTGCCCAGCTGCGTAAGATCCAGTCCATGGACGGTGGTTTGGGTCTGCCCATTTCCAGGAATGGTGTGAACTCTCAGCCACAGCCCAGACTCTCCAACTGGACGTCGTCCTCCAACGGCCCACCAAAGCTGCAGAGCGGACCCACTGTCATTGAGGAACCGTTcaagaaagttaaaaaaccCTCTCCACAGAGCCAGGCGCAGTCCCGCAGCACCACTCCGACCCCGTCCAACAACGGGGTCAGCAGGACCGAGGGGGACAAAAAACAAGGTGGCGAGGGAAGAGGCATGGCAGCATCTACCTCCTTTAAGTCTTTGTCGGACTCTTCCTCTGCTGACACCACTGACTCAAAG gagTCGGTTGGTCCCAAAAGTGAGCCAGTGAGAGAGACCCCCTCCACTCCTCGGAAAGGCTCCAGCAGCTTGGCGTCCCCGGCGAGGAGCGTGGAGCGCTCTCAGAGCACAGAGGAGCAGAAGAcggcaaaaataaaacccccGGCTCTCAACAACATCACATCTGAAGCCACCAGCATCATGTCACCACCGCCTGCCAAGAAACTGGCACTGTCAGCCAAGAAG GCTTACAGTCGGAGTCTGAGCAACATTGATGTTCTGCCCCATTTGTCAAACCAGCTCTCCACTGACCATTTGCATCAAAATCAACTTAACTTCCTCGCCAATGCCTCATCCACTCACAG AGTCAGTTCATTCCATTCACCTGAAGCCCAGTCATCACCTCGTACCCACTCATGTGAATCCTTTGTGCAGAAGAGCCCTCACAAACAGTCCCTTCCCGCCACATCGCAAAAACCAAATGCCAGCCTTTCCCATAAAACCAACGGACTTCACAGTCCACGCCCAAAGAGCCCGAAGTCTTCCAACAATCTCAGCTCTGACGCTCAAGACCCAAACCCTGACTCTTTGACTCAAAACACcagccagaagaagaagaagaagaagaagaggaagaaacgACGGCATTCTGAGATGGAAGCTGACACGGAGACGTTTACATCCCCGCCTCCACTCGCACAGTCCAGTCCCGTGGAGTCAGCTGGCGACAAGAAgtgcaagaagaagaagaaaaagcgaAAGCATCAGAGTGACGATGGTGAGCAGCTGAAAGAGAGGGAGTGCGTCCAATCTCATCTTGACGCATCAGGTCAGGAGGAGGACTGGTGTCATGGTGGCGTATGGAGCGTAACATCCCATTCAGACGCAGAGTCGTCGAAGCAGAAGGCTcaggtttctgctgcagcaacaCCGCACGAGTCGAATCAGAGCGAACAGGAAGAGGGTTctgtgaagaaaaagaagaagaaaaagaagaaaaagatgattgAACAAGAAGAGGCTTTGCAGGAAATAAATTCTGAATGCCCCACATCAGAAAG AAATTCAGAGCCACGGTCCACAGACACTTGTAATGACACAAGCCAGATGAAACATAAGTTAGctatgaagaaaaagaagaagaagaagctaaaagaagagaTGGAACTGCTCTCTGATAACGGACTTGCAGAGGAACCTCCATCTAGCAGAACCACCCCAGAGGATGGCAGAATTGGCAAACAGAGCACAG CTCCAGTTGTAGTGTGGGACAGTCAAGTGAAGGACGGCTACAAACGCAGCCAagcaggagcagctgatggGGGGGTGATGGTGGAGGCCTCTGCAGCCTGGGATGGAAAGAAGAGCAATGATGTTGTAGGCGAGCTACTCAAGAACTCCACAGATAAAGCCTATGGAGCCAACG tcCTAAGTTGGGATGGGGAGGTCTCTGCTATCAGTAAAGATGCCATTGAAGATGTGCGCAGTGCCATGTGTGACACTGTGATCGATGAGTGGGATGAAGACTTCGACCGGGGAAAG GTGAAGAAAGTGAAAAACTATAAAAGAGAGAAGTGGAGAACTGGCAGCAACTTTTTCCAGAAGATCCAGGATCGGCGGAACAAGTGGTCGGTGTTACCCGGAGGGAAGAGAGTCTTTGGAGTCCGACGCTGA
- the usp36 gene encoding ubiquitin carboxyl-terminal hydrolase 36 isoform X1 has translation MPIVDKLKEALKPGRKETGDEGDLNKLLASSAKKVLLQKIEFEPASKGFSYQLDSLKNKYVILNPRTEGATGQKATEPAHIKRQASENVVGSQGDGIPAPQKMLFPGNKLTLKWERVYRVGAGLHNLGNTCFLNSTIQCLTYTPPLANYLLSKEHSRACHQSGFCMICVMQNHIIQAFANTSNAIKPVSFIRDLKKIARHFRFGSQEDAHEFLRYTIDAMQKACLNGYPKLDRQTQATTLVHQIFGGYLRSRVKCSICKSVSDTYDPYLDIAVEIRQAANIVRALELFVKPDVLSGENAYMCAKCKKKVPATKRFTVHRTSNILTLSLKRFANFSGGKITKDVGYPEFLNIRPYMSQSSGDPVMYGLYAVLVHSGYSCHAGHYYCYVKASNGQWYQMNDSMVHSSNIKVVLNQQAYVLFYLRIPETKKNADGQTTKQGVLHSGKNSASSEQIKRANLNGPLSSPQVTKKLEPAQLRKIQSMDGGLGLPISRNGVNSQPQPRLSNWTSSSNGPPKLQSGPTVIEEPFKKVKKPSPQSQAQSRSTTPTPSNNGVSRTEGDKKQGGEGRGMAASTSFKSLSDSSSADTTDSKESVGPKSEPVRETPSTPRKGSSSLASPARSVERSQSTEEQKTAKIKPPALNNITSEATSIMSPPPAKKLALSAKKAYSRSLSNIDVLPHLSNQLSTDHLHQNQLNFLANASSTHRVSSFHSPEAQSSPRTHSCESFVQKSPHKQSLPATSQKPNASLSHKTNGLHSPRPKSPKSSNNLSSDAQDPNPDSLTQNTSQKKKKKKKRKKRRHSEMEADTETFTSPPPLAQSSPVESAGDKKCKKKKKKRKHQSDDGEQLKERECVQSHLDASGQEEDWCHGGVWSVTSHSDAESSKQKAQVSAAATPHESNQSEQEEGSVKKKKKKKKKKMIEQEEALQEINSECPTSESRNSEPRSTDTCNDTSQMKHKLAMKKKKKKKLKEEMELLSDNGLAEEPPSSRTTPEDGRIGKQSTAPVVVWDSQVKDGYKRSQAGAADGGVMVEASAAWDGKKSNDVVGELLKNSTDKAYGANVLSWDGEVSAISKDAIEDVRSAMCDTVIDEWDEDFDRGKVKKVKNYKREKWRTGSNFFQKIQDRRNKWSVLPGGKRVFGVRR, from the exons ATGCCGATAGTAGATAAACTCAAGGAGGCATTAAAACCTGGTCGGAAGGAGACAGGTGATGAGGGTGACCTCAACAAGCTGCTGGCTTCTTCAGCCAAAAAGGTCCTTTTGCAGAAAATAGAGTTTGAGCCTGCCAGCAAGGGTTTCTCCTACCAGCTGGACAGCCTGAAGAACAAGTATGTTATCCTCAATCCCAGAACGGAGGGTGCTACAGGGCAGAAGGCCACAGAGCCTGCTCATATAAAGAGGCAAG CCTCGGAGAATGTGGTTGGGAGTCAGGGCGATGGGATCCCAGCCCCACAGAAGATGCTCTTTCCAGGGAACAAGCTTACACTCAAATGGGAGCGTGTGTACAGGGTGGGAGCTGGCCTTCACAACCTGGGAAACACCTGCTTCCTCAACTCCACCATTCAGTGTCTCACCTACACGCCGCCGCTCGCCAACTACTTACTGTCAAAGGAGCACAGCCGTGCCT gtcaCCAGTCAGGCTTTTGTATGATCTGTGTAATGCAGAACCATATCATCCAAGCCTTTGCCAACACAAGCAATGCCATTAAGCCTGTGTCCTTCATCAGAGACCTAAAAA AAATTGCCCGACATTTTCGCTTTGGAAGCCAGGAGGATGCTCATGAGTTTTTGCGGTACACCATTGATGCCATGCAGAAAGCCTGTCTCAACGGCTACCCTAA GCTCGATAGGCAGACGCAGGCCACAACTTTGGTTCACCAGATCTTTGGAGGTTACCTCAGGTCAAGAG tGAAATGTTCCATTTGCAAAAGTGTGTCAGACACATACGACCCTTACCTGGACATTGCTGTTGAGATCAGG CAAGCTGCAAACATCGTGCGAGCCCTGGAACTATTTGTTAAGCCAGACGTTTTGAGTGGAGAAAATGCCTACATGTGTGcaaa GTGCAAAAAGAAAGTGCCGGCCACCAAACGCTTCACGGTCCATCGAACGTCCAACATACTGACGCTTTCACTGAAGAGGTTCGCCAACTTCAGTGGAGGAAAAATAACCAAG GATGTTGGTTACCCGGAGTTTCTGAACATCCGCCCCTACATGTCCCAGAGCTCAGGTGATCCAGTTATGTACGGCCTTTATGCTGTGCTGGTGCACTCTGGCTACAGCTGTCATGCTGGCCACTACTACTGCTATGTCAAG GCGAGCAATGGTCAGTGGTACCAAATGAACGATTCAATGGTGCACTCGAGTAACATCAAAGTGGTTTTAAACCAGCAGGCCTACGTTCTTTTCTACCTGAG AATACCCGAAACAAAGAAGAATGCGGATGGGCAGACCACCAAGCAGGGAGTGTTGCATTCTGGGAAAAATAGTGCATCGTCGGAGCAGATAAAAAGAGCCAACCTGAATGGGCCTCTCTCCTCCCCGCAAGTCACAAAG AAACTTGAGCCTGCCCAGCTGCGTAAGATCCAGTCCATGGACGGTGGTTTGGGTCTGCCCATTTCCAGGAATGGTGTGAACTCTCAGCCACAGCCCAGACTCTCCAACTGGACGTCGTCCTCCAACGGCCCACCAAAGCTGCAGAGCGGACCCACTGTCATTGAGGAACCGTTcaagaaagttaaaaaaccCTCTCCACAGAGCCAGGCGCAGTCCCGCAGCACCACTCCGACCCCGTCCAACAACGGGGTCAGCAGGACCGAGGGGGACAAAAAACAAGGTGGCGAGGGAAGAGGCATGGCAGCATCTACCTCCTTTAAGTCTTTGTCGGACTCTTCCTCTGCTGACACCACTGACTCAAAG gagTCGGTTGGTCCCAAAAGTGAGCCAGTGAGAGAGACCCCCTCCACTCCTCGGAAAGGCTCCAGCAGCTTGGCGTCCCCGGCGAGGAGCGTGGAGCGCTCTCAGAGCACAGAGGAGCAGAAGAcggcaaaaataaaacccccGGCTCTCAACAACATCACATCTGAAGCCACCAGCATCATGTCACCACCGCCTGCCAAGAAACTGGCACTGTCAGCCAAGAAG GCTTACAGTCGGAGTCTGAGCAACATTGATGTTCTGCCCCATTTGTCAAACCAGCTCTCCACTGACCATTTGCATCAAAATCAACTTAACTTCCTCGCCAATGCCTCATCCACTCACAG AGTCAGTTCATTCCATTCACCTGAAGCCCAGTCATCACCTCGTACCCACTCATGTGAATCCTTTGTGCAGAAGAGCCCTCACAAACAGTCCCTTCCCGCCACATCGCAAAAACCAAATGCCAGCCTTTCCCATAAAACCAACGGACTTCACAGTCCACGCCCAAAGAGCCCGAAGTCTTCCAACAATCTCAGCTCTGACGCTCAAGACCCAAACCCTGACTCTTTGACTCAAAACACcagccagaagaagaagaagaagaagaagaggaagaaacgACGGCATTCTGAGATGGAAGCTGACACGGAGACGTTTACATCCCCGCCTCCACTCGCACAGTCCAGTCCCGTGGAGTCAGCTGGCGACAAGAAgtgcaagaagaagaagaaaaagcgaAAGCATCAGAGTGACGATGGTGAGCAGCTGAAAGAGAGGGAGTGCGTCCAATCTCATCTTGACGCATCAGGTCAGGAGGAGGACTGGTGTCATGGTGGCGTATGGAGCGTAACATCCCATTCAGACGCAGAGTCGTCGAAGCAGAAGGCTcaggtttctgctgcagcaacaCCGCACGAGTCGAATCAGAGCGAACAGGAAGAGGGTTctgtgaagaaaaagaagaagaaaaagaagaaaaagatgattgAACAAGAAGAGGCTTTGCAGGAAATAAATTCTGAATGCCCCACATCAGAAAG CAGAAATTCAGAGCCACGGTCCACAGACACTTGTAATGACACAAGCCAGATGAAACATAAGTTAGctatgaagaaaaagaagaagaagaagctaaaagaagagaTGGAACTGCTCTCTGATAACGGACTTGCAGAGGAACCTCCATCTAGCAGAACCACCCCAGAGGATGGCAGAATTGGCAAACAGAGCACAG CTCCAGTTGTAGTGTGGGACAGTCAAGTGAAGGACGGCTACAAACGCAGCCAagcaggagcagctgatggGGGGGTGATGGTGGAGGCCTCTGCAGCCTGGGATGGAAAGAAGAGCAATGATGTTGTAGGCGAGCTACTCAAGAACTCCACAGATAAAGCCTATGGAGCCAACG tcCTAAGTTGGGATGGGGAGGTCTCTGCTATCAGTAAAGATGCCATTGAAGATGTGCGCAGTGCCATGTGTGACACTGTGATCGATGAGTGGGATGAAGACTTCGACCGGGGAAAG GTGAAGAAAGTGAAAAACTATAAAAGAGAGAAGTGGAGAACTGGCAGCAACTTTTTCCAGAAGATCCAGGATCGGCGGAACAAGTGGTCGGTGTTACCCGGAGGGAAGAGAGTCTTTGGAGTCCGACGCTGA